The following coding sequences are from one Anguilla anguilla isolate fAngAng1 chromosome 12, fAngAng1.pri, whole genome shotgun sequence window:
- the mmp13b gene encoding LOW QUALITY PROTEIN: collagenase 3 (The sequence of the model RefSeq protein was modified relative to this genomic sequence to represent the inferred CDS: deleted 1 base in 1 codon), producing the protein MRQKVREMQAFFSLKVTGNLDSNTLEVMSMPRCGVPDVGEYNFFPRNLKWPSTNVTFRIENYTPDLPKSDVDKAIRNAFNVWSEVTPLHFKKLHEGIADIMISFGAKEHGDFNPFDGQNGLLAHAYPPGIGIGGDTHFDEDENWSKDSHEYNLFLVASHEFGHALGLSHSTDPGALMYPVYSYAPGRPLSQDDINGIQELYGPNPNPPHVKPKPVAPEKCDPMLSFDAVTELRGETVVFKDRFYWRIHPQLPDPDQMLIKSTWPSIPKKVDAAYENPEKDLVFIFSGIKMWALNGYNLVEGYPKYIHKLGLPKSVRKIDAALYVPDTGKTLFFTDEKYWSYDERKGRMDVGYPRDIEDDFPGIGDEVDAAAFHYGHLYFYHNEIRFEYSLSARKVIRITRANSIFNC; encoded by the exons ATGAGGCAGAAGGTCCGGGAGATGCAGGCCTTTTTTTCG CTGAAGGTGACGGGGAACCTGGACTCCAACACCCTGGAAGTGATGAGCATGCCCCGCTGCGGTGTCCCGGATGTGGGAGAGTACAACTTCTTCCCCAGAAACCTCAAATGGCCGAGCACGAACGTGACCTTCAG GATAGAGAACTACACTCCGGACCTGCCGAAGTCCGATGTGGACAAGGCCATCCGCAATGCCTTCAACGTCTGGAGCGAAGTGACCCCTCTGCATTTCAAGAAACTGCACGAGGGCATCGCTGACATCATGATCTCCTTCGGCGCGAAAG AGCATGGAGACTTCAACCCCTTCGATGGCCAGAATGGGCTGCTTGCCCACGCCTACCCCCCCGGAATAGGGATTGGTGGGGATACTCACTTTGATGAAGATGAGAACTGGTCAAAAGACTCACatg AGTACAACCTGTTCTTGGTGGCAAGTCATGAATTTGGGCACGCCCTTGGCCTGTCCCATTCCACGGACCCAGGGGCGCTGATGTACCCTGTGTACTCCTACGCCCCTGGGCGTCCCCTGTCCCAGGATGACATTAATGGGATACAAGAGCTCTACG GTCCAAACCCCAACCCTCCACATGTCAAACCCAAGCCCGTGGCACCAGAAAAGTGTGACCCCATGCTCAGCTTCGATGCCGTGACTGAACTGAGGGGGGAAACGGTCGTCTTCAAAGACAG GTTTTACTGGCGCATACATCCTCAGCTTCCTGACCCTGACCAGATGCTGATCAAATCCACCTGGCCCTCCATCCCAAAGAAAGTGGACGCTGCGTATGAGAACCCCGAAAAAGACCTGGTCTTCATATTCAGCG GAATCAAAATGTGGGCGCTCAACGGATACAACCTGGTGGAGGGCTACCCCAAATACATCCACAAACTGGGCCTGCCCAAAAGCGTTCGCAAAATCGATGCCGCTCTCTACGTTCCGGACACGGGGAAGACCCTGTTTTTCACAGATGAGAAATACTGGAG CTACGACGAGAGGAAAGGACGGATGGACGTCGGCTACCCGCGGGACATAGAGGACGACTTCCCTGGCATCGGCGACGAAGTGGACGCCGCAGCATTTCACTACG GACATTTGTACTTCTACCACAACGAAATCCGGTTTGAGTACAGCCTCAGCGCGCGGAAGGTCATCCGAATAACGAGGGCAAACTCCATCTTCAACTGCTGA
- the LOC118210100 gene encoding alkaline ceramidase 3-like codes for MAPSDRPGYWGRPTSTLDWCEDNYIVSFYIAEFWNTVSNLIMILPPIYGAVQTLKDGLEIRYVFAFLGLAAVGVGSWCFHMTLQYEMQLLDELPMIYSCCVFVYCLYECFKQENAVNYFPIVILLIFSVAVTVVYLQWKEPVFHQVMYGILVGCLVLRSVFIVTWVYPWLRPLAYTSLSVFMIGFLLWNIDNHLCDTLRSARQRLPPVVGAVTQLHAWWHILTGLGSYLHILFSLQTRTTYLKHRPKVTFLCGVWPVIRVASQKTT; via the exons TGCGAGGACAACTACATCGTCTCATTTTACATCGCCGAATTCT GGAACACCGTCAGCAACCTGATCATGATCCTACCTCCCATCTACGGTGCCGTCCAGACCCTCAAAGACGGCCTGGAAATCCGCTATGTGTTCGCTTTCTTAGGACTCGCGG CTGTGGGGGTTGGGTCCTGGTGCTTCCACATGACTCTCCAGTACGAGATGCAG TTACTGGACGAGCTGCCAATGATCTACAGCTGCTGTGTCTTTGTGTACTGCCT ATATGAATGTTTCAAACAAGAAAACGCGGTCAATTATTTTCCCATAGTCATCTTATTGATCTTCAGTGTTGCCGTCACTGTA GTGTATTTACAGTGGAAGGAGCCGGTGTTCCATCAG GTGATGTATGGAATACTGGTCGGGTGCTTAGTGCTGCGGTCTGTGTTCATCGTTACGTG GGTGTATccatggctccgccccctcgcctACACCTCCCTAAGTGTGTTCATGATTGGCTTCCTGCTGTGGAACATCGACAATCATCTCTGTGACACGCTGAG GAGTGCCAGGCAGAGACTGCCCCCTGTTGTCGGGGCAGTCACACAGCTGCATGCCTGGTGGCACATTCTGACAGGGCTGGGATCCTACCTGCACATTCTCTTCAG TCTCCAGACGAGGACTACCTACCTCAAACACAGGCCGAAAGTGACG TTTCTCTGTGGGGTGTGGCCTGTCATTCGTGTAGCCTCCCAGAAGACCACGTGa